One Archangium violaceum genomic window, GTTCCAACGCGGAGCTGGATGCCTTCGGTGGCACTGTGGCGCACGACCTCAAGGAGCCGCTGCGCGGCATCCAGCAGTACGTGGGCTTCCTCCTGGAGGACCATGGCAACGAGCTGGGGGCCGACGGGCGCCAGCAGCTCGAGGAGGTGCGGTGGCTCGCCGGGCGCACCCAGGGCCAGATGGATGCCCTCTTCGAGTACAGCCGGGTGGGGCGCGTGGAGCTGGCCTGGGGACAGGTGGACATGCAGTCCCTGGTGGACGAGGTGCTGCTCTCCGTGTCCGCTCGCTTGCAGGAGAACCGGGTGGAGGTCGGCATCCCCCGGCGTCTGCCCCAGGTGGAGTGTGACGGGGTTCGCATCCAGCAGGTCTGGGCCAACCTCTTCACCAATGCCGCCAAGTATCACCAGCCAGGTGAGCCGCGTTGGATGGAGGTGGGTTTCCACGCTCCGGGAGAGCCCCGCCCCACCCCAGCGCGACGGCGGCCGGATGAATACGTCTTCTACGTGCGAGACAACGGCATCGGCATCCCCGCGCGGTTCCATGAGGACATCTTCGAGATGTTCCGCCGGCTGCACCCCGCTCATTCCTATGGCGGAGGGAGTGGGGCCGGGTTGGCGATCGCCCGGCGGCTCGTCCAGCTGCATGGCGGCGAGCTGTGGGTGGAGTCGGCGCCCGGCCAGGGCTCCACCTTCTTCTTCACCCTGGGCGAGAGGCGGCGGTGATGAGATGACGTCGGAGCGCCCCCTGCTGCTCGTGGAGGACAGTGACCCGGACGCGGAGGCGCTGCTGCGGGTGGCTCGCAAGCTGCCGCTCTCCGCGCCCGTGGTGCGGGTGCGGGACGGAGAGTCCGCGCTCGACTACCTCTTCCTGCGGGGCGAGTACGTGGGGGCACCCCGGCCCGTGCTCGTGCTGTTGGATCTGCACCTGCCCGGCATCGGAGGCCAGGAGGTCCTCTCCCAGCTCCGGGCCGACCCGGCCTTGCGCTCCCTGCCCGTCATCATCTTCTCCAACTCCTCGCACAAGTCGGACGTGAGCGCGGCGTACGCCGGTGGCGCCAACAGCTATCTCTTCAAGCCGGACGGTCCCGCCGAGCTCCAGGAGGCCGCGCACGCGCTCGAGCGCTTCTGGTTCAGCGCCGCGCTGCTGCCCGGTCCGGAGGACGCGTCGGGATGAGCCTGCGCGTGCTCCTCGTCGACGACAGCCTCGCGGATCTGCGGGCGCTGCGACGGGCGCTCGAGAAGGACCCGGAGGCTCGGTGGGAGGTGGAGCAGGTCAGCTCCGCCGAGGAGGCCCTGGAGCGTCTGCGGAACCCTCCGCTGCCGGACGCGCTCGTGCTCGACTTCCACCTGCCGGGCATGGATGGGGTGACGCTGCTGCGCACGCTGCGTGAGCAGTGCGGTGAGCGGATGCCGGCGGTGGTGGTGTTCACCGGCAGCGGCAGCGAGCGCGTGGCGGTGGAGGCGATGAAGTCCGGCGCCCACGACTACCTCCTCAAGGATTCCTTCTCGCCGGAGCGCCTGCGTCACAGCCTGCGCAACGCGGTGGATGCGGTGCGCATGGCGCGCGAGCTGGAGGAGGGCCGCCGCCAGACGGAGCGCGCCGAGCGGGCGGCGCGCGAGGCGCTCGCGGTGCGTGACGAATTCTTCGCCATCGCCACCCACGACCTGAAGGGGCCGCTGCAGAGCATGCTCCTGAGTACCCGGCTGCTGCGCCGTCATCTGCCCGCGGAAGCGCGCACGCCCGAGGTGGAGTCCCGATTGGAGCAGATCCTTCGCGGGGCGCGGCGCATGGGCGAGCTCATCGACCACTTCCTGGAGGTGACGCGCGGAGGGGAGCGCCCCTTGCGGCGCGAGCCGATGGATCTATTCGCGCTGGTGAGGGCGAAGGTGCGCGAGCTGGGGCCGCTGGGGTCCACGCACCCGGTGCACATGCACATCGACGGCGCGAACTTCCTGGGCCGCTGGGACGTGGCGAGCCTGGAGCGGGTGCTGGACAACCTGCTGGGCAACGCCGTGAAGTACAGCCCCCGGGGCGGCTCCATCGATGTGTGGCTGAGCGAGGAGTCCCCAGGACCCGAGGGGTGGATCCGCCTGTGCGTGCAGGACCAGGGCATGGGCATTCCGGCCGCGGACCTGCCCCACATCTTCGAGCGCTTCCGCCGGGGCCGGAATGTGGCGCCGGTCATCTCCGGCAGCGGCGTGGGGCTCGCCAGCGCGCACCGGTTGGTGGCGCTCAACGGCGGAACCCTCACCGTGGAGAGTGAGGAGGGCAGGGGCTCGACCTTCATCGTGCGCCTGCCCCGAGGGGTGGGCGTGCGCGAGGCCTCCTCGGAGCAGTCCGCCTGACGCGCTCCCCGCCCGGGCCGCCGCTCAGGGCGACGAGGGCAGGCTGCCGCGCAGCATGAAGAAGATGACCACGCCCGTCACCGACACGTAGAGCCAGATGGGCGCCAGCCATCGCGTCACCTTCCGGTGCCGCTCGAAGGCGTTGCGCCACGCGAAGTAGAAGGACAGCAGCGCGCCCGGCACCACGAACATCGACAGCAACACGTGGCTGGCGAGGATGGTGAGGTACACCGCCTTCAACACCCCGCCCCCGGCGTAGCGCGTGTCGCCGTGCACGAAGTGGTAGGCGAGATAGCACACCAGGAAGAGAGCCGAGGACGCGAACGCCGACACCATCAGGTACTGGTGCACGCGCCGCGCCTTGCGCCGGATGGCCACCCAGCCCGCGGCGAGGAACACCGCCGCCAGCGCGTTGAGGCTCGCGTTCACCGCCGGCAGGAAGCGCAAATCCAACCCTCCCACCGGCCCTCCTCGGCGTATGAGAAGGATATACCCAAGAAATGAGAGAGCGGCGGCGGACACCACCGCCGTGAAAATGTAGAAACTCCGGTCACTTACCCGGGGGAGGGGAGCGTGTGCGGCGTCGGACATGGCGCCCCTTTCTGTCCTGACCCGGGCCCGCACGCAACCCGTCAACTCCCGCTGCACAATTGCAGGAGCAAGCGTATAGCCATTAACAGGAATTCCTGGCATAAGGAGACGTGTAGTGTCCCCCCCGCTGCATTTCCGGAGGTTCACGTGCGCCTCGCACGACGCTTCCTCGCTCCCCTGGCCACCGTCGCCGCCCTCGCGGCGTCCCCCGTCCTCGCGGATGGGCCGGTGTGTGCCCCGGTGACGAAGGTTCCCCTCGAGCGCCACCTGCGCCAGCTCTCGCTGGATCTGCTCGGCCGCCCGCCCACCTATGAAGAGTACGAGGCCGTTCGCGCCAAGGGCGAGGTGACGGTCGAGGACGTCCGGGCGCTGATGGAGCAGGAGGAGTTCTACACGCGCATCCGCGCCTACCACCGCGCGCTCCTCTGGAGCAACATCAACTCCAGCATCAACAACAACAACAACTCACGCCTGTACGGCAATGGCTCGGCCACGGAAGCGCTGTCGCTGCGCAGCAACAGCAGCGTCCCGCTGCGGGGCGGCAACGGCCAGGGCTGTGACAGTTACCTCGCCCAGGACGTGTGCGACGCCCGGCAGGATCCGCATGCGGACCCCGCGCTTCCCACGACCGCGGACGCCTGCGCCAAGGAGCGCTACGACGAGCGCGGCGTGCCCAAGCCGGTGAGCTGGGACTACAGCACCAACTACTACACCTGTACTCCGCTGAACGCGACCGGGTGCTCCGCGACGGCCCTGGGCAGTGACGCGAAGTACCTCTACTTCTGCGACATGCGGCGGGCGACCAGTGGCGCGGACGCGGGCAAGCTGAAGCCGTACGTGTGCAAGCCCACGTCGGCCAACTTCTCCTCCGAGGTGCTGGATGGGGCGGGCAGGGTGGTGGCCTTCGAGTACCCCAATGCTCCGTCCAATGTGTCGGTCAAGCGGCTCGACCGGTGCACCCTGAACCTCTCCTTCAAGAACGGCATCAAGGGCTCCTACACGCCGCAGGTCGGCTGCATCCAGCGCGAGGGCTACGTGACGCGGCCCGCGCCCTTCTGGAACGCCGGAGGCCCGGACGTGAGGGTGTGCGCCATCGAGGCGCAGACGCGTACGGCCAACCCGTGGACGATGGAGCCCTGCACCACCTCGCGCTTCAACGGGGACCGCTCGTGCGGCTGCGGCGAGGGCATGGCCCGCTGCGAGTCTTCCGACAACAATGGCTCCACCCACAAGGCCCGCGTGGCGGCCATCAACACCGAGCCCGAGCTCATCGCCGAGTCGGTGGTGCGCCGCGACGAGCCCTACTTCAACCTCCTCACCACGCGCCGCTCCTTCGTCAACGGTCCGCTGGCCGCGCTCTATCGGGATCCGCAGCAGGGCCTGGGTGTCTTCAACGTGGCGCGCCCGAAGGACCCGAGCGTGGTGCCGGAAGTCCCCTACGCGGAGACGGACTCCTGGAAGGAGTACGTGCGCGGGCCCGAGCACTCGGGCGTGCTCACCACGCCCTCCTTCCTCTACCGCTTCCCCACCCAGCGCGCGCGCGTCAACCACTTCTACGCGGCCTTCCTCTGCAAGAGCTTCGCTCCGCCGGACAACGCCCGCCAGCCGGCCGCAGAGGACGCGTGCAACCGGGAGAACAACCTGGCCAAGCGCTGCGGCTGCAGTTACTGCCACGCCACCATCGAGCCCACCGGCGCCCACTGGGGCCGCTTCGCCGAGCGCTCCGCGCAGTTCCTCGATCCGGAGCACTTCCCCCGCTACGATCCCAAGTGCCGCGACTGCGCGCTCTCCGGCAACACCTCGTGCAACAACGAGTGTGGCCAGTACGTGATGCAGGCCTATGACGGCGATGGGGCCCAATCGCTGGGCATGCTCAAGACGTACCTCTACCGCACCGCGGACGAGGAGGAGAACATCGACGGCGGCCCCGAGCTGCTGGTGGAGCGCATGCTGCAGACGGGAGACCTGGAGCGCTGCACGGTGCGGCGCGTCTGGCAGGAGTTCCTCGGCCGGCCCATGTCGGCGGAGGAGCAGCGCATGTACCTCGAGCCGTTCGCCCAGGAGTTCGCGCGCGACGGCCACCGCTTCAAGGCGCTCATCGAGCGCGTGGTGATGTCCGACGCCTACCGGAGGATCGACTGATGCGACGCCTGCTCTTGTTCGCGCTCCTCGCGCTCGGCGCCGCCGGCTGCGAGAACACCCAACCCACTCCGCCCCCGGTGGATGGCCAGCTCGAGCCCGTGGGCAACCCGCACGGGGACATGGCCACTCCGCTGCCGGACCCGGAGCTGCAGGACGGCCGGGTGGGACGCGCTCCGCGCCGCCTCACCGTCAATCAGCTCGCCCGCTCCATCGAGGTCGCGGTGGGCAGGTCCTGGACGGATATCGACAGCGTGGCGGCCACGCTGGGGCGCGCGGACTACGCGCTCGTCAACTCGGAGAGCACCGAGCCCAACCTCGTCTTCGCCAAGTTCCTCGACGACGGGGCTCGCAAGGTGTGCCTGGCCCAGGCGAGCGCCGAAGTGAAGTCGACGGATCCCCGGACGCGCGTGCTCAGCCGGACCCTTCCCTCCGGCGCGGTGGGGGATTTGAGCAAGCTCACCGATGCCCAGGTGGGTGAGCTGCTCGTGTACCTGTCCACCCGCTTCTGGGGCGTGCCGCTGGAGGGCGAGGAGCTGACGCGCTGGGTGGGCTTCTTCAAGAAGGCGGCGGCACGCGGGGAGGTCATCAAGAAGCGGGACCAGGCCCTGGCCGCCGTGTGCATCAGCCTGATGACGGACTCGCGCTTCCTCACCTACTGACGGCTCCGGGAGATGCAGCCATGAAAAAGAACCACGAGACCTCCATCGGGCGCCGCACCTTCCTGAAGGCCGCCGCGGGCTTCATGGGCTCCACCCTGTTCGGGGGCCTGCCCTTTCGCGCCTTCGCGCAGACGGCCGCGCTCAAGCCCGCGGACCGCTGCTTCGTCTTCGTCTACTTCAGCGGAGGGTGGGACCAACTGCTCGCCCTCGATCCGAGGGACCCCGACATCTTCACCCCCGAGCGGGTGGCGGAGACGCGCATCCTCCCGGGTTACGATCTCATCAACAGCCCCTCGCTCTTCCCCGACGAGCGGCCCTTCGTGCCGGCGACGCGCCCGGGGGCGGCCCGCTCCAACATCACCTTCGGTCCGGCGATGAGCAAGCGGCTGGCGGCCCACTATGATCTCATGACGGTGGTGCGTGGCATCAACATGACCACGCTCGCGCATGAGGAGGGCATGCGCTACTTCATCACGGGCAAGCGTCCCATCGGCGCCGCGGCCCGTGGCTCGTCCACGGCGACGGAGATCGTGGGGCAGATGGTGCCCACCCAGCCCATCCCGTCCATCGCGTACAACGTGGAGTCGTACAACGAGGGCTACCCGGGGAGCGCCAACGCGCTGAAGGTGAGCAAGCTGAACGACCTGTTGCTCACGCTGTCGGCGAGCACCACCGTGCTCGACAGCGAGCTGGAGAAGCAGCTCGTGGACTTCCGCGGTCAGCCCATCACCTGCGAGCAGGCGGCGTACGGCGCGGGCGGCGTGGGTACCACGTACGCGACGAGCCGTGGGCAGATGCAGCAGGTGCTGTCGGGCAAGCTGAACGAGAAGTTCACGTTCGAGAAGAACCGGGCGGTCATCGACCACTACGGACTGTCCGCCACGGGCACGACGAGGAGCGGGTCCTACGACAACCCGTCGGGACGGGCGGCGCTGGTGGCCACGGCGCTGAAGGAGGGCATCAGCCAGTGCGTGTCCATCAACCTGGTGGGAGGCCTGGACACGCACTTCGGCTCGCAGTTGACGCACGCGAACAACCTGTTCGCGGGCTTCGACGCGCTGGGCAAGCTGGTGGATGACCTGCGCGCCAGCCCGCATCCGTCCGGGGGCAACTTCATGGATCACACCACCATCCTGGTGTACTCCGAGTTCGCCCGCACGCCGCTCATCAACTCCACGAACGGGCGGGACCACCACCTGGCGAACAGCTGCCTGCTGATGGGGGCGGGGCTGAAGCACAACAAGGTGTTCGGCTACACGGGCGACATCGCCATGGCGCCGGCGGTGGTGGACCTGAAGACGGGTGCGGCGGATCCGAACAACGGGACCAACATCCTCCCCGAGCACATCATCGCGACGGTGCTGGCGTCGGCCGGACTGGACTACAGCATCACGCGAGTCGAACCCCTCAAGGCCCTCCTGGCGACGTGATGAAGACTCGAGCCGTGTTCCGTGTACGCCCCCTCTCCCTCCGGGAGAGGGTTGGGGTGAGGGTATGTTCTCTCCTGCTGGGGGGCCTGTTGTCCGCCTGCGGCTCGCCATCACTCCCTTCGGACCACCCGAGTCCCGAGCCCTTCAAGCCGGTGCAGACGAAGACGGATGCTTCGCTGGCGGCGGCGTCGGGGTTCGCGGACCAGACGGGCGGAGGCATCTTCGCGACGGCGACGGGCGAGGCCCTGCGGCTGCGGTTGGACGGGACGCGGGGCGCGTTGGAGAACCACCCGGGGAACACCGTGGCGCCGGGGCGCGTCCACGCCGTCTTCCGGATGGGGGCGGGCTCGGCGCTGGTGGAGGCCGACAACGGTCTCTTCCTGGCGCAGTCGGGCTGGCTCATCGCGCCACCCTGGCGCGAGGTGTTGGGGACGGGGCTGAGGGCCACGGCGGCGACGGCGGATGGCGCGGTGTGGCTCGGACATGACTCGGGCCTCTACCGGCTGCAGGACGGCGCGATGTCCTCGCTGCGGGTGGACGGAAAGCCGCTGGATGGCATCACCAGCCTGGCGGCGGCGAGCGAGAATGGGACCGAGGCCCTGTGGTTCCTCCGTCAGGAGACGCTGTGGACCGCGGTGCGGACGGCTCCGGGGACCTGGCAGGTGAAGCAGGCCGAGGCCCCGCTCGTGGAGAAGGAGCGCCCGCTGGTGGTGGTGGGGCTGGGGGCCTCGGAGAAGGGCAAGGCGGAGGCGTGGGTGCTGACGTCGGAGCGGCTGCTGCGGCGAGCGGCGGACGGGTGGCGGCAGGTGGCGCTGGCGCAGACGCCCACGCAGGTGCTGGCGGCGGGGCGCTTCGTCTGGGTGAGGGCGGGCGACAAGCTCCTCTCCTATGACGCGGACGCGGACAGGTGGGGCGAGGCCACGGGCGTGGACACGCGCGAGTTCCGCTTCCTGGCGGCCGACGAGAGTGGCTGTGCGTGGGTGCAGCTGGGCGCGGAGACGGTGGCGCTCAGCCGGGGGCCGGTGCCGCGGGTGCTCGGCCTGCTCGAGGGCATGCAGGTGGTGGAGGACACGCTGGTGGTGCGCGCGCGCGTGGCGCCGGGCGTGGCGCCGCTGAGCCTCACCTTCGAGGTGGCGGGCGTGCAGGTGCCGGTGCGCGGGCCCGAGTACAGCCTCGGGGGCGCGGAGGCGGATGGGACGCCCAGGCCCTATTCCTTCGTGGGGCTGGAGCCAGGGCCGCACACGCTGAGCGCCGTGGCGCTCTACGCGGACGGCACGGAAGCCCGGCGCTCGGTGGTGTTCGACTACCAGCCCCTCTCCACGGTGGCGCTCGGCTGGGACAAGGACATCCGCCCCATCCACGAGTCGCGCTGTGCGAACTGCCATGTTTCTGGGCCGGGCCGGCCGCTGGCCACGTATGAGCTGTGGAAGGAGAACGCCTCGCTCATCATCGCCGCGGTACGCGAGCAGCGCATGCCGGCGGATGGCCCGTTGGACCCGCAGCTCATCTCCCTCATCCAGCGCTGGGCTGCCACCGGCGCGAATCCCTGAGGCGTCTCACCATGACCCGAGTCTTCCGCGCGTCGCTCGCGCTCGCGCTCCTGTCCGCGGCCTGCAACCCAGAGGAGCCGGAGATTCCCGCGGTGGACGCTTGCGCGGGCCTGCCGCCCCTCTCCCTCACCACGAGTCACGCGAAGGTGCGCGTGAAGGACCCCGTGTCGCTCACGGCCTCGGGAGGCAGTGGCTACTACAGCTACCGCGTCGAGCCCGGAGGCTCCTCGGGGGAGATGCGGGGCTCGCGCTTCATCGCGGGACTCACGCCGGCCACGGACACGCTGGTGGTGGAGGACCTGCGCTGCCCCGGGGATGCGCGGGCGCAGGTCACCGTGGTGGCGGCCTTCGACGTGGCCCCCGGGCGGGCCTTGCTGAAGCCGGGCACGTCCTTCCAGATCGAGGTGGCGGGGCTCCTGGGCGAGCCCGTCTTCACGCTGGAGCGCAGCGCCTCGGGCGGCACGCTGACGGCCTCGGGCCTGTACACGGCGGGCAAGGCGCAGGGCGAGGACCTGGTGCGGGTGCGCGACAGCCGCACGGGCGACGAGGTCCTCCTCCAGTACGAGGTGCGCGCGGACGCGGTGCTGCGCGGGGACCCGGAGCGGCTGGCGCTGCCGGCGGGCTCGTCGGTGGCGCTGGCGACGGTGGGGGGGAGTGATCGCATCACCTGGACGGTGGAGTCCGGTCCGGGCACGGTGGAGGGAGGGCGCTTCTCGATCGCGCCGGACGCGACGGGCGCGACGGTGCTGAAGGCGTCGGACCCCTTCACGAACCAGACGGCGACGGTGTCCGTGCGCGTGCTGACGGAGCTGAAGCGCGAGACGATCGCGCACGGGCAGATCACGGACACGGCCGGGATGGTGACGGCGGACTTCGACGGGGACGGGGTGCCGGACGTGGCGGTGGGTCGGCCCGAGAGCGATCTCACCCGGCCCCAGGGCGGCGTGGTGTTCATCTTCAAGGGAAGCACGGCGGGGCTGCCCTCGGAGCCCACGTGGATGCTCACCGGCGCGACGGACACGGCCCGTTTCGGCGACAGCCTGGCGGCGGGCGACCTGGATGGGGATGGGAGGCCGGAGCTGGTGGTCTCCGCACCGGGTGCGGACGTCACGATCGACGGCTCGGGCGCGGTGTACCTGTACCGCTTCGGGGCGAACGGGCCGGAGCCCCTGCGCTCGCCGCTCTCCGCGTTGGGACGGGGCGCCTTCGGCTCGGGCCTGCACCTCAAAGACGTGGACGGCGACGGGGACCTGGACCTGCTCGTGGGCTCGCCGAACGGTGACCTGGCCGCCACCCGTGAGCTCTTCAACCGGGGCATCGTGGACATCTTCCAGCTCGACCGCGGGAAGGCCGTGCCGGATCTGCCGTCCGTCCGTCTGGGCGGGAGCGATCTGGGGCTGAGCGGCGCCATCGAGCCCCGCGCCAGGACGGGGTTGGGGCTGGGGGTGGTGGTGGAGGACTTCAATGGCGATGGGCTGCCGGACCTGGCGGCACTGGGCAGGGCCTCTCGCTTCAGGGACAATGGCACCTCCCTGGGCGTGGTGCAGCCCTCGGTGTCCGTGTTCTTCGCGCGCGCCGAGGCGCCACGCTTCCGTGCCACGCCGGATGTCTTCGTGCTGCCCATGAACACCTCGGACGCCAACGGCAACGAGGGGAGCTGGCGGCTGGGCAGCGTGCCGGCCGAGGGGTCTCGGCTGCCGCTGCTGATGGTGCTGCTGGACCGGGCGGACTCGCCGGATCTGCGCGCCAGCGGCGGGCAGGACAAGATGACGGACGCGGGCGGGGCGCTGCTCTTCGACCTGAGCGCGTACAAGCCCACGGGTGAGCCCGCGGACAAGCCGGCACAACTGAAGCTCGCGGATGCTTTCGCCCGGTTCTACGGGGACGCGAAGGACATCTACGCGGGGCGGAGCTGGGCCGTGGCCGACGTGGACGGGACGCCGGGCCCGGAGCTGCTCCTGGGCGCTCCCTATGCGAGCATCCCCTCGGGGACCACGTCGCTGCGCTACGGCGGCAAGGTGCTGGTGTACCCGCTCAAGGACCTGAAGAAGGGCATCTCCATCAACAAGGCGTTGGCCTTCCTGCCGGGGCTGGCGAAGTCGGACGCCTTTGGCGCGGGGATCGCGCCGTGGCCGCTGCCGGGGAGCTCGGGCCTGGTGGTCTTCGCGGGGCGGGCCTCGACGCAGGGGCGCGCCTTCACCGGGCGGGTGGACGCCTTCGTGAAGGCGGGTGACTCGCTCGCGCAGTGGTCGCGCACCAGCTACCTGTTGCCGGCGAAGCCGAGCGTGGAGCGCTTCGGCGAGTCGGTGGCGCTGGGCAAGGACGCGAAGGGGAACCCGTTGGTGTTGGTGGGCTCGCCGGGCTGGTCCGGTCCAGGGCCGAACGACGACGGCAACGCCCTGTCGGCGGGCCGGGCCTGGACGTATGGCGCGCAGGGCGGCACGGGCACGCTCGTGGCCGAGGGGGCCCCCTCGCCGCTGCACAGCGGGCGCAGCGTGGGCTCGGACGTGGCCTTCACGGACTTCAACGGAGACGGGAAGGCGGACCTGGTGCTGGGCGCGCCGACCCTCCTCGTTCCGAAGTCCACCGCGTCCGCCTCGGAGCTCGGGGACGCCTATCAAGAGGTCCGGCGCGAGTGCCTCCCCAGCGCGGAGCTGAACGCGGGCGGAGTGCTGGTGTCGCTGGCCCAGGCGGACGGGAGCTACAAGCCCGCCTACCGGTTGTGGGCGCTGGGCAACATCACGGAGAACTGCATCACCTCGAATGGTGTCTGTTCGCGCGCGGGCATCGGGCGCGGGGTGGTGGGCGGCTTCGACTTCAACGGGGATGGCAAGCAGGACATCGGGGCGCTGCGCAACAGCGGCTTCGAGCTGTTCCTGGGGCGGGCTCCGGACGATGCCTCGCTGGCGAAGCGGACCATGGTGTGCGACCCCGTCTACTCGTCGCCCTACTTCGCGACGTCTTCCAATACCCCGCAGACGACCTCGGCTCCCACCGCGTTGGGAGACCTGAACGGGGATGGGTG contains:
- a CDS encoding hybrid sensor histidine kinase/response regulator, producing MSLRVLLVDDSLADLRALRRALEKDPEARWEVEQVSSAEEALERLRNPPLPDALVLDFHLPGMDGVTLLRTLREQCGERMPAVVVFTGSGSERVAVEAMKSGAHDYLLKDSFSPERLRHSLRNAVDAVRMARELEEGRRQTERAERAAREALAVRDEFFAIATHDLKGPLQSMLLSTRLLRRHLPAEARTPEVESRLEQILRGARRMGELIDHFLEVTRGGERPLRREPMDLFALVRAKVRELGPLGSTHPVHMHIDGANFLGRWDVASLERVLDNLLGNAVKYSPRGGSIDVWLSEESPGPEGWIRLCVQDQGMGIPAADLPHIFERFRRGRNVAPVISGSGVGLASAHRLVALNGGTLTVESEEGRGSTFIVRLPRGVGVREASSEQSA
- a CDS encoding response regulator — translated: MTSERPLLLVEDSDPDAEALLRVARKLPLSAPVVRVRDGESALDYLFLRGEYVGAPRPVLVLLDLHLPGIGGQEVLSQLRADPALRSLPVIIFSNSSHKSDVSAAYAGGANSYLFKPDGPAELQEAAHALERFWFSAALLPGPEDASG
- a CDS encoding DUF1501 domain-containing protein, giving the protein MKKNHETSIGRRTFLKAAAGFMGSTLFGGLPFRAFAQTAALKPADRCFVFVYFSGGWDQLLALDPRDPDIFTPERVAETRILPGYDLINSPSLFPDERPFVPATRPGAARSNITFGPAMSKRLAAHYDLMTVVRGINMTTLAHEEGMRYFITGKRPIGAAARGSSTATEIVGQMVPTQPIPSIAYNVESYNEGYPGSANALKVSKLNDLLLTLSASTTVLDSELEKQLVDFRGQPITCEQAAYGAGGVGTTYATSRGQMQQVLSGKLNEKFTFEKNRAVIDHYGLSATGTTRSGSYDNPSGRAALVATALKEGISQCVSINLVGGLDTHFGSQLTHANNLFAGFDALGKLVDDLRASPHPSGGNFMDHTTILVYSEFARTPLINSTNGRDHHLANSCLLMGAGLKHNKVFGYTGDIAMAPAVVDLKTGAADPNNGTNILPEHIIATVLASAGLDYSITRVEPLKALLAT
- a CDS encoding DUF1585 domain-containing protein; translation: MRLARRFLAPLATVAALAASPVLADGPVCAPVTKVPLERHLRQLSLDLLGRPPTYEEYEAVRAKGEVTVEDVRALMEQEEFYTRIRAYHRALLWSNINSSINNNNNSRLYGNGSATEALSLRSNSSVPLRGGNGQGCDSYLAQDVCDARQDPHADPALPTTADACAKERYDERGVPKPVSWDYSTNYYTCTPLNATGCSATALGSDAKYLYFCDMRRATSGADAGKLKPYVCKPTSANFSSEVLDGAGRVVAFEYPNAPSNVSVKRLDRCTLNLSFKNGIKGSYTPQVGCIQREGYVTRPAPFWNAGGPDVRVCAIEAQTRTANPWTMEPCTTSRFNGDRSCGCGEGMARCESSDNNGSTHKARVAAINTEPELIAESVVRRDEPYFNLLTTRRSFVNGPLAALYRDPQQGLGVFNVARPKDPSVVPEVPYAETDSWKEYVRGPEHSGVLTTPSFLYRFPTQRARVNHFYAAFLCKSFAPPDNARQPAAEDACNRENNLAKRCGCSYCHATIEPTGAHWGRFAERSAQFLDPEHFPRYDPKCRDCALSGNTSCNNECGQYVMQAYDGDGAQSLGMLKTYLYRTADEEENIDGGPELLVERMLQTGDLERCTVRRVWQEFLGRPMSAEEQRMYLEPFAQEFARDGHRFKALIERVVMSDAYRRID
- a CDS encoding FG-GAP-like repeat-containing protein, which encodes MTRVFRASLALALLSAACNPEEPEIPAVDACAGLPPLSLTTSHAKVRVKDPVSLTASGGSGYYSYRVEPGGSSGEMRGSRFIAGLTPATDTLVVEDLRCPGDARAQVTVVAAFDVAPGRALLKPGTSFQIEVAGLLGEPVFTLERSASGGTLTASGLYTAGKAQGEDLVRVRDSRTGDEVLLQYEVRADAVLRGDPERLALPAGSSVALATVGGSDRITWTVESGPGTVEGGRFSIAPDATGATVLKASDPFTNQTATVSVRVLTELKRETIAHGQITDTAGMVTADFDGDGVPDVAVGRPESDLTRPQGGVVFIFKGSTAGLPSEPTWMLTGATDTARFGDSLAAGDLDGDGRPELVVSAPGADVTIDGSGAVYLYRFGANGPEPLRSPLSALGRGAFGSGLHLKDVDGDGDLDLLVGSPNGDLAATRELFNRGIVDIFQLDRGKAVPDLPSVRLGGSDLGLSGAIEPRARTGLGLGVVVEDFNGDGLPDLAALGRASRFRDNGTSLGVVQPSVSVFFARAEAPRFRATPDVFVLPMNTSDANGNEGSWRLGSVPAEGSRLPLLMVLLDRADSPDLRASGGQDKMTDAGGALLFDLSAYKPTGEPADKPAQLKLADAFARFYGDAKDIYAGRSWAVADVDGTPGPELLLGAPYASIPSGTTSLRYGGKVLVYPLKDLKKGISINKALAFLPGLAKSDAFGAGIAPWPLPGSSGLVVFAGRASTQGRAFTGRVDAFVKAGDSLAQWSRTSYLLPAKPSVERFGESVALGKDAKGNPLVLVGSPGWSGPGPNDDGNALSAGRAWTYGAQGGTGTLVAEGAPSPLHSGRSVGSDVAFTDFNGDGKADLVLGAPTLLVPKSTASASELGDAYQEVRRECLPSAELNAGGVLVSLAQADGSYKPAYRLWALGNITENCITSNGVCSRAGIGRGVVGGFDFNGDGKQDIGALRNSGFELFLGRAPDDASLAKRTMVCDPVYSSPYFATSSNTPQTTSAPTALGDLNGDGCAEVAWRYSDNNARSGIVVLFGYDTSGAKCKGRKVPTTIRLAADPEVGINFMGLGVSMARVGQVLGKTGADYLAVSASSVPYDGVTQPAVLLFNTAELVKRLPASGEALVGALEISLQPRVLVHRSRAVGFGTALAGGVDLTGDSVPELVVSAPGASVASDGGGAVFVYKGGAGMTGALSPMLTLTGDVAERSGFGNDLALMAGGTAAGTSYPPTLVIGAPLSYRTGTQNGTAFVVPLGF
- a CDS encoding DUF420 domain-containing protein gives rise to the protein MSDAAHAPLPRVSDRSFYIFTAVVSAAALSFLGYILLIRRGGPVGGLDLRFLPAVNASLNALAAVFLAAGWVAIRRKARRVHQYLMVSAFASSALFLVCYLAYHFVHGDTRYAGGGVLKAVYLTILASHVLLSMFVVPGALLSFYFAWRNAFERHRKVTRWLAPIWLYVSVTGVVIFFMLRGSLPSSP